The region GCGGCGACGCGGGACAGGCGCCGCCGCCCCTTGCGCCGTCCCCGGCGGCTCCCACGGGGGACGCCCCGCTCTCGCCGCCGGGGCCGGACATGCCGTTGTCGTCCATCTCCCGCACCCTTCCAGGTCCGCCATGGCCGCGTCGCGACCTCGTAGCTTCCCTTGAGAGCTTGGCCTGGACCATTGGTCTGTGGCAAGGGTGCTGCAGAGATGAAGGTGTGACAGGCGGTACGCCGACCGGTCCGCCGCCGCCCGGCCGGGTCGCCCCCGTGGCGGTCGCCGCCGTGGACGTCGCGGTCGCGAGCCGCGAGGCGATGCCGCGCTCGAACGCCAACTGGTCGGCGGTCAGCGGCACGTCGGCGCAGGCGCCGGAGTCCGGGAGGATCGTGAAGTAGTCCACCAGGTGGACGTGGGCCTGCGGCGAGGCACCGCGGACGGCGTTGACGACGTTCTCGATCCCTCCGGCCGGCACACCGAAGGTCCGGTTGATCGCGTTCCGGTCCAGGCCCGCGCATGTGGTGCCGCCCGAGGCCCGGCAGGTGGACGCGAACACGCTGCCCAGGCAGCCGACGTCGTTGCCGCCGATGGTCACGTCACCACGCGGGTGGCGCTCTGCACCTGCGGCGGCCGGCCCGCCTGGCTGTCCCACGGCTTCCGACCCCGCGACCGCTCCGATGTCCGATCGGGTGGGAGCGCCGGCCGCGGAGGATCACGGGGGTCCCGGCTGGCGCTCCGGAGCAGCCGGACGGCGTGAGGGGAGCCCGTCGCGGCGGGGGGCGCCGCTGCTCCGCGTGCGCGGGGCGCACGCCACGTTGTCCTCGCTGTGCGCTCCTGCCGCAGGCCCCGCGCGTCAGCAGACTGGCTGCCGGTGTTACGGCCGGGACGCAGGTTGCGGCGCCCCGGCCGGGGCCGCCCGGTACGCCCCCGCCACCGGGGCGGCGGCTGCCGTCCGCCGGGGTCCCTGAGGCGGACGGCAGCCGCCGCGACCCCCACCACGGGGATTTTTCGACGAGAGGAAACCGTGCTCAGACTTCCGCAGGCCCGACCGCACCGGTCGTTACCGTCCCGGCGCGCCACCGCGGCGGCCGCCCTGGTACTCGCGGCGGCACTGGCCGCCGCCGTACCCGCCGCCGCCTCACCCGTACCCGCCTCCGCCCCGCACGCGACCGCCGCTTCCACGCGTGCCCCCGGGGCCGCGGCGGAGGCGCCCCGCCCCCCGGCTGTGCTGTTCCAGGAGGGGTTCGAGGACGACCCGGGCGGCCCGCGGCTGCTGACCGGCTACACCGGCGCTCCGCCGCTCGCCGAGACCTACACCGCAGACCCGGCCTGGCTGACCGAGTGCAACGGCTGGCTGGTCTCGGCGGCCGACCCCGCGACCGCCCCGGCCGGCAGCGCGTGCGGCACATCCTGGCCGAGGCTGCGCACCATGGCGTCGGCGCTGGGCGCGTGGGCCGGGAACGACCCGGCCGCCAACCACGCCGTCACCGCGTACACCGCGGGCAACCCGGGGGCGGGAAAGGTGCAGCTGGAGACGGTGAAACCCGTCCCGTTGCAGGCGGCGAACCGCTTCCTGACGTTCTCCGTGGACGTGGCCGCGGCCAACTGCTTCGCCGCCCACCCGCTGCTCCAGTTCTCGCTGCTCGACGGCGACCGGGCCGTCCCGGCCTTCACCGATCCGATCGACGCGTGCGCGAATCCCGGGCGTACCACCGACGACGGCACGGCCGTCGGCACGTACGCGGGCAATGACGCCGTGCTGTTCTCCGGCCCGTCCGCCGGCGTCCGCCTGGTCAACGCGCAGCCCAGCGGCACGGGGAACGACGCGGCGATCGACAACCTCCGCCTGCTGGACGCCACTCCGCAGCTGAGCAAGAACTTCGACCCCGGCCTCGTGGCGGTCGGTGACGACACCACGCTGACCTTCACCGTCACCAATACCGCGGAGGAGGCGGCGAAACGGGGCTGGTCCTTCACCGAGCAGCTGCCGCCCGGCCTCGTCGTCACCGACCCGTCGGCCGCGACCACCACGTGCGGCTCGGGCACGGTCACGATCAGCCCCGGTGGACACGGCATCACCTCCGGCGGCGACCTCGCGGCCGGTCAGGCGTCGTGCACCATCCAGGTCCGCGCGACCTCGGCCCGCAGCGGCACGTACACCCTGTGCGCGGCGGACACCACCGTCCTGCGCGGCGTCGACCCGCCCGGCTGCACGTCGGTGACGCTCGTGGCGCTGCTCATGGACGCGCACGCACAGGTCGTCACGGCCGCGCCGGGGGCGCCGCTCGCGCCCTCCGACGTCACCTGCACCGAGGACCCGGCGACCGACGACGCCGGGCTGCCGGACACCCATGTCGGCTCCTCGACCGGCTCCTTCACCTCCGCCTCCACGCACGCGGCGGGCATCGCCGGTACGGGCAGCGGCCGTACCGCGACCGCGACGGCCACCGTGAGCGGGCTGCACTTCCTCGGCGGCCTGGTCAGCGCCGACCAGGCCACCGCGACCGCCACCGCGAGCGCGCCAGGCGCCCTCGGCACGGTGACGGTGACCGGCTCGACCACACTGGCCGGGGCGCACATCGGCAACACCAGGACCGCCGCCGACCCGGCGCCCAACACCGTGATCACGTTCCCGCAACTCGGCACGGTCACCCTCAACGAGCAAGTGGTCTACGGCGACGGCCGGGGCATCGTCGTCAACGCCATCCACGTACGGCTCGCCGACGGCACCGACATCGTCATCGGCGGCACCCGAGCCTCCCTCACCCGCACCCCCGGCCCCTGCCCCACCCCCTGACCCGAAGCCCACCACCCCGTTGCCCCGGCCCCGGCCGGGGCAACGGCCGTCCCGGACCGCCGCTGCCCCGCGGGAGGTGGCACATCCGCTCCACGCCCGGCCGCAAGGCCTTCGTCCTAGTCGAACGGCGGCAGCCGGTCCAGCCAGGGCGAGGGCTCGATGCCGTTCTCCGTCAGAACGGTGGCGCCACCCGCCAGGCCCACACCGCCCGGGCCGAAGGCGGAGGGGGTCTGGCGGACGGTGGCCAGGGCGGAGGCGAGGGTCGGCGGGCCCGACGCCGGGACGGCCAGGCCCAGTTCGAACAGCTCCGACCCGGTGGTGGAGGTCCGCGCCACGGGTGCCGTGCCGTCCTCCCACGGAGCGCTCACCAGCAGTTCCGCGTGGCCGTCGCCGGTGTGGTCCTGGAGGGAGACTGCGTAGCCGAAGCCCTCGCCCGGCTTGGCGGTGGCCGACAGCGGGGCCGAATCCTCGGTGAAGGTGGCGCTCGGCCGTGCGGTGAGGCCCGCCGGGTCGCCGACGAACACGGTGACGCTGCCCTTGCCGCCCGCGCCGCGCAGCGCGCCGACCGCGAGTTCGTCGCGCCCGTCGCCGTTCACGTCGCCCGCTGCGAGCGACCCGCCCCACAGGGCGCCGGCGGACACCGCAGGAGCGGGCAGGGCGACCACGGGTGCGCCGCCGACGCCGGTCGTACCGCCGGGGGCCACCACGACGGCGCCCGAGCCGGGCGCGGCGCCGCGCAACTGGTCGGCGCACAGCGCGAGATCGGCGTAGCCGGACCCGGTGAACCGGCCGGCCACCAGAGCCCGGACATGGCCGGACGTGCCGGTGCTCCCGACGTTGACCACCGCGGGGGAGGCGGCGGACAGCCCGCTCGCGGTGCCGGTCAGGACGATCGCGGCCCCCCAGGCGGCGTCGACCCCGCCGATGGCCTCGCCGGAGGCGAGCACGGCCAGGTCGTCGCGGCCGTCGCCCCGCAGATCGGCCGCGGCGAGCGAGGCCCCGAAGTGGTCGAAGGGCTCGGCGGCGCCGGCCACCGTGCCGTCGAACGACTGCGCTCCAGTGGCGGTGAGGCCGGTGGGGCCGCCGTACAGGACGGTCACCCGGCCCGCTTCGAACGCCGTCCCGACGGCCTCGCCCGGCGCGCCGACGGCGAGGTCGGCGTAGTCGTCGTTGTTGAAGTAGCCGGTGATCAGGCTGGTGCCGAACAGGTCCTCGGCCTCGTTGTCGCCCGGTATCCCGTCGGCGTTCTGGTCGATCCAGGTGAGCCCGCCCGTGCCTGCGCCCAGGTAGGGCGCGGCGCTCTGGCCGTACTGGACGGTCACCGCGCCGGTGTCGGGGGCGGTGCCGATCGCCTCGTGCGGATTGCCGAACGCGACGTCCGCCTTGCCGTCGCCGTCGAAGTCGCCGGTGGCGACCGACTGGCCGAAGGTGTCGCCGAGTTCGGAGCTGCCGGGGACCGACGCCGCGCTGTCCTGGCTCACCACGGCGGCGGCCGGCCGCGCGCCGGGGGCGCCGCCGGGCAGGAGGTAGACGGAGCCGCCGAGGTCCGCCGCCCCCACCGCGGGGTCGGACCAGCGGGTCAGCCGCGCGGACGAGGCCACCACGACGTCACCGACGCCGTCGCCGTTCACATCCGTGCTGCGGGTCCGGGCCGTGACGGTGGCCCCGGCCGGCTCCGCCGCCACCACCGCGGTCGCCGCCATCGTCAGGACCAGGGCCATCGCCCAGTGGTGCCCGCGAGCGGCCTTCATCCAATCTGCCACGAGTCCCCCTTCGATCATCCGTTCGGAGATACCTTATACTCCGGGTGACGTTCAGGGCACGGGGAGGCAAAGTGATACGTCGTCAACTCGGCGCCGTGCTGGCGGCGGTGGCCGCGGCAGCGCTGGTCTGCACGGGCGCGGTGGTGCACTCCGCGGCGTCCGGGGAATCCCGTGACGAGAGGGCGGCGCGCGGTGTGAGCGCGGGCGCCACCACGAGCAGTGTGCGCGTGCTGACCTGGAACATCTGCGGGGAGAGCGGCAGTTGCCCGGCCCGCAACCAGCCGGACCAGCTGATGACCCAGGTCGCGAACCTCGCGGCGAGCCGCACCGCCGACGCCGTCTTCCTGCAGGAGGTCTGCGGCAACGACACCGAGAACAACCACGCGGTCGACAGCGGCAAGACCGCCGTCAAGAGCGAGGTGACCCTGCTGGGCGAGAAGCTCGGCAGCGGCTGGACCGTCGCCTTCGTGCCCTACGGCCGGCCCGCCGAGGACCGGTTCGGCAGCACGATGCCGGGCGCGGGCGGTACCACCGTCGAGTACCCGCCGCGCTACGCGAACCCGTCCGCCACCTCCGACTTCCGCTGCCGCGGGGCGGAGCTGGTGGGTGTGCAGGGCATCGCGATCGCGGTGAAGGGCACCTTCGGCGGACGCGAGGAGTTCGACCTGCACTCGCCGAAGGCCGGGCTCTTCCTCAAGGCGCTCTGCGTACGCCGCACCACCGGCACCCCGGTCCGGTTCTGCACCAGCCACCTCACCCCCAAGGGCGAGGACTACGACCCCCGCGCCGGCTTCTCCTACCGGGCCGAGCAGGTCCAGCGGCTCGGCGAGATCGTCGGGGACGGCCATGACACCGTCTTCGGCGGCGACT is a window of Streptomyces sp. NBC_01477 DNA encoding:
- a CDS encoding choice-of-anchor P family protein, with the protein product MLRLPQARPHRSLPSRRATAAAALVLAAALAAAVPAAASPVPASAPHATAASTRAPGAAAEAPRPPAVLFQEGFEDDPGGPRLLTGYTGAPPLAETYTADPAWLTECNGWLVSAADPATAPAGSACGTSWPRLRTMASALGAWAGNDPAANHAVTAYTAGNPGAGKVQLETVKPVPLQAANRFLTFSVDVAAANCFAAHPLLQFSLLDGDRAVPAFTDPIDACANPGRTTDDGTAVGTYAGNDAVLFSGPSAGVRLVNAQPSGTGNDAAIDNLRLLDATPQLSKNFDPGLVAVGDDTTLTFTVTNTAEEAAKRGWSFTEQLPPGLVVTDPSAATTTCGSGTVTISPGGHGITSGGDLAAGQASCTIQVRATSARSGTYTLCAADTTVLRGVDPPGCTSVTLVALLMDAHAQVVTAAPGAPLAPSDVTCTEDPATDDAGLPDTHVGSSTGSFTSASTHAAGIAGTGSGRTATATATVSGLHFLGGLVSADQATATATASAPGALGTVTVTGSTTLAGAHIGNTRTAADPAPNTVITFPQLGTVTLNEQVVYGDGRGIVVNAIHVRLADGTDIVIGGTRASLTRTPGPCPTP
- a CDS encoding endonuclease/exonuclease/phosphatase family protein, which gives rise to MIRRQLGAVLAAVAAAALVCTGAVVHSAASGESRDERAARGVSAGATTSSVRVLTWNICGESGSCPARNQPDQLMTQVANLAASRTADAVFLQEVCGNDTENNHAVDSGKTAVKSEVTLLGEKLGSGWTVAFVPYGRPAEDRFGSTMPGAGGTTVEYPPRYANPSATSDFRCRGAELVGVQGIAIAVKGTFGGREEFDLHSPKAGLFLKALCVRRTTGTPVRFCTSHLTPKGEDYDPRAGFSYRAEQVQRLGEIVGDGHDTVFGGDFNTRPPDDPGSGTDSGILAPLYASYHECEQGPSGTARKGSGTMWDSASPPVRADRKYDYLFSKAAFTACQVQTDTSLSAWSDHLPMLATASVTTG